Proteins from a single region of Pseudomonadota bacterium:
- a CDS encoding 3'(2'),5'-bisphosphate nucleotidase CysQ, whose product MGEHEDDEATATDATALPDIGVLCDAAREAGEIALRYYGNAPKTWMKPGNSPVTEADLAIDRMLHRELRDAFPSFGWLSEEIEDDGSRLSGSPTFIVDPIDGTKGFMAGSDDWAVSIGLVHQGEPVRGVLFNPVRGEMMMASKGMGASVETADGTVSALTPSGREQLSGSLIAHPGRVSPGQPHRKAPRLASLALRIAAVASGRFDGCVASGGARDWDLAAADALIREAGLVMQTRDGSLPRYDRASTAHAVLFCGTAGLCAAMAEFAPGR is encoded by the coding sequence TTGGGCGAGCACGAAGATGATGAGGCGACAGCCACCGACGCGACAGCTTTGCCCGATATAGGCGTGCTGTGTGACGCAGCGCGCGAAGCGGGCGAGATCGCCTTGCGGTATTATGGCAACGCGCCCAAAACCTGGATGAAACCCGGAAACTCGCCCGTGACCGAGGCTGACCTCGCGATCGACCGGATGCTCCACCGCGAGCTGAGGGACGCGTTTCCGAGCTTTGGGTGGCTATCGGAAGAAATCGAGGATGACGGCTCGCGCTTGAGCGGCTCGCCAACGTTCATTGTCGATCCGATTGACGGCACCAAGGGCTTCATGGCTGGCAGCGACGATTGGGCGGTCTCGATCGGACTGGTGCATCAGGGTGAGCCGGTTCGGGGCGTGTTGTTCAATCCCGTTCGCGGCGAGATGATGATGGCCTCCAAGGGCATGGGCGCATCCGTGGAAACGGCGGACGGGACCGTAAGCGCACTGACCCCATCGGGTCGTGAGCAATTGAGCGGCTCACTCATAGCGCATCCGGGGCGGGTGTCTCCAGGCCAACCGCACCGAAAGGCACCGAGGCTCGCGTCACTCGCACTGCGCATTGCAGCCGTCGCCAGCGGGCGTTTTGACGGGTGCGTTGCGAGCGGCGGGGCGCGCGACTGGGATCTGGCCGCCGCCGATGCGCTGATCCGGGAGGCCGGTCTGGTCATGCAAACACGTGATGGGTCGCTGCCCCGGTACGACCGAGCCTCAACCGCACACGCCGTTCTGTTCTGCGGGACGGCGGGGCTTTGCGCGGCCATGGCGGAATTTGCGCCGGGTCGCTAG
- the lpxK gene encoding tetraacyldisaccharide 4'-kinase, translated as MSGTSSLWWPKPDEPASLSRGLAKALLYIPSALYGQTVANRMAMPGKQAALPVICVGNFIAGGAGKTPTALAIAAMMSERGIAPAFISRGYGGTLTSGSTRVEPERHNAAETGDEPLLLARQAPTWVGTDRLASIAAASENGARCAILDDGLQNPGVIKNLAFAVVDGRSGVGNGLCHPAGPLRAPLDRQMDHVDAVVLIGEGNAAAPAVRRAAQRGKPVLSARMEIEVAEHLREKPVMAYCGIGRPEKFFDSLKSAGLDVVHGLHFADHHRYTKADAERLIRDAQSRNALLVTTEKDHLRLKDAEGVLADLANLSTAIPAQLSFEDPAYIGTLLDAAIARWRRELLLVSID; from the coding sequence GTGAGCGGTACCTCGAGCCTGTGGTGGCCGAAGCCCGATGAGCCTGCAAGCCTGTCGCGTGGGCTCGCCAAAGCCCTGCTGTACATCCCGTCAGCCCTCTATGGCCAAACCGTTGCGAACCGCATGGCGATGCCCGGCAAGCAGGCCGCCCTGCCTGTCATCTGCGTCGGCAACTTCATAGCAGGCGGCGCAGGAAAGACCCCAACGGCGCTGGCCATCGCAGCCATGATGAGTGAGCGTGGAATAGCGCCAGCGTTCATTTCGAGAGGTTATGGCGGAACGCTGACCTCCGGATCGACGCGTGTGGAGCCCGAGCGCCACAACGCTGCGGAGACCGGCGATGAACCGCTTCTGCTTGCTCGCCAGGCGCCAACGTGGGTTGGCACAGACAGATTGGCTTCCATAGCGGCCGCATCCGAGAACGGTGCGCGCTGCGCAATTCTCGATGATGGTTTACAAAACCCAGGGGTCATCAAAAACCTGGCTTTCGCTGTCGTCGATGGCCGTTCCGGCGTAGGCAACGGTCTTTGCCATCCTGCGGGCCCGCTCAGGGCACCCCTCGACAGGCAAATGGATCATGTCGATGCCGTTGTGCTGATCGGTGAGGGCAACGCGGCCGCGCCAGCGGTGCGTCGAGCGGCCCAGCGCGGCAAGCCGGTCCTCAGTGCCCGCATGGAAATCGAGGTCGCTGAGCATCTGCGCGAGAAACCCGTCATGGCCTATTGCGGGATCGGGCGGCCGGAGAAGTTTTTTGACAGCCTCAAATCAGCTGGTCTCGACGTGGTGCACGGTTTGCACTTCGCTGATCACCACCGCTACACCAAGGCGGACGCCGAGCGCTTGATCCGGGATGCGCAAAGCCGCAACGCGCTGTTGGTAACCACCGAAAAAGACCATCTTCGCTTGAAAGATGCCGAAGGCGTGTTGGCGGACCTCGCAAATCTTTCGACCGCGATCCCAGCGCAGCTCAGCTTTGAAGACCCAGCCTATATCGGCACCTTGCTCGACGCCGCAATTGCGAGATGGCGCCGTGAATTGTTGCTCGTGTCGATAGACTGA
- a CDS encoding DUF4170 domain-containing protein has protein sequence MTETTKDQKPQLLHLVFGGEVESPDSHTFVDLDALDIVGIYPSNAEAEDAWRAKAQATVDSATTRYFVVHMHRLMDPDRDGDA, from the coding sequence ATGACGGAAACGACCAAAGATCAGAAGCCGCAGCTTCTCCACCTTGTTTTCGGTGGCGAGGTTGAAAGCCCCGACTCGCACACGTTCGTCGATCTGGATGCTCTGGACATCGTCGGCATTTACCCCAGCAACGCCGAGGCCGAGGATGCGTGGCGCGCGAAAGCGCAGGCGACCGTCGACAGCGCGACGACCCGGTACTTTGTGGTACACATGCATCGGCTTATGGATCCTGATCGCGACGGCGACGCCTAG
- a CDS encoding 3-deoxy-D-manno-octulosonic acid transferase — protein MTDTLSTGLLASYRLAGGLVSPFASSLVRARARKGKEDLVRRRERYGQASVPRPNGAVVWIHAASVGETVAVLPLVEQIEMTGASVLLTTGTVTSARLATKRISDRTVHQYAPLDLSPFIRRFLDHWNPQLAIFVESELWPATFHELARRAVPHVLVNARMSERSYLRWRRASGLIGAMLSRLTLCLAQTVDDAERYRVLGAPRVQVTGNLKFDTPAPGFDPDQLSVMQRAIRNRPVWLAASTHPGEENVVLRVHKALQHSLPGLLTIIVPRHPERGREISELATGEGFTALSRSIGRLPDDKTEIYVGDTIGEMGLHYQIAPVSFIGGSLVSHGGQNPIEAAKLGSAILHGPAVTNFPEIYAALGAAAASREVNGAETLARGVQELLSDEAERELRCHYARRAIMEFEGSLKATVDAIEPLLTAFSVSAALEQARA, from the coding sequence ATGACCGATACGCTTTCCACAGGGCTCCTGGCCAGCTACCGGCTTGCCGGTGGGCTGGTATCGCCGTTTGCAAGTTCGCTGGTGCGGGCACGGGCGCGCAAGGGAAAAGAAGATCTTGTCCGGCGGCGTGAGCGCTATGGTCAGGCGTCGGTGCCCAGACCGAACGGGGCTGTGGTCTGGATCCATGCGGCGAGCGTCGGCGAAACGGTGGCCGTACTGCCGCTGGTCGAACAGATCGAGATGACCGGCGCATCGGTTTTGCTGACAACCGGCACCGTCACCTCGGCGCGCCTGGCAACAAAACGGATTAGTGACCGAACCGTGCACCAATATGCGCCGCTGGACTTGTCACCGTTTATCCGCCGGTTCCTCGACCATTGGAATCCGCAACTGGCGATTTTCGTGGAATCGGAGCTGTGGCCCGCGACTTTCCATGAACTGGCGCGCCGGGCGGTTCCGCATGTTCTGGTGAACGCACGCATGTCCGAGCGGTCTTACCTGCGTTGGCGCCGCGCATCAGGCTTGATCGGTGCCATGCTGTCGCGTCTCACGCTGTGTCTGGCGCAAACCGTTGACGACGCGGAGCGGTATCGCGTCCTGGGCGCTCCGCGGGTCCAGGTCACGGGTAATCTGAAGTTCGACACGCCCGCGCCGGGCTTCGACCCAGACCAGCTGTCGGTGATGCAACGGGCGATCCGCAACCGACCGGTGTGGCTGGCCGCCTCGACCCATCCGGGCGAGGAAAACGTTGTGTTGCGGGTTCACAAGGCTCTGCAGCACAGCTTGCCGGGCTTGTTGACCATTATCGTACCCCGCCACCCCGAGCGCGGCCGGGAGATATCGGAATTGGCAACGGGCGAAGGCTTTACCGCACTGAGCCGCTCAATCGGCCGGCTACCCGACGACAAGACGGAGATCTATGTCGGCGACACGATAGGCGAGATGGGGCTGCACTATCAGATCGCTCCGGTCTCGTTCATCGGCGGCTCGCTGGTTTCGCATGGCGGGCAAAATCCGATTGAGGCAGCCAAGCTTGGATCGGCGATCCTGCACGGGCCAGCGGTGACGAACTTTCCGGAAATCTACGCCGCCTTGGGCGCGGCTGCCGCATCGCGTGAAGTGAACGGCGCTGAAACCCTTGCCAGGGGCGTGCAGGAGTTGTTGAGCGATGAGGCGGAACGCGAACTGCGCTGCCATTATGCGCGCCGGGCCATCATGGAGTTTGAAGGCTCCCTGAAGGCAACGGTCGATGCCATTGAGCCATTGCTGACCGCCTTCTCGGTTTCCGCCGCCTTGGAGCAGGCACGGGCGTGA
- a CDS encoding DUF374 domain-containing protein, which produces MPDSVIKRISRSPAVQNGIGSALAGYLGFVNATVRRTRSDLVSGDDHIDRNLPAILTCWHGEHFMLAAASEPQWKLHAMISRSADGAINAIAAQKLGIKPVRGSGETKRGAFAKGNMKGGMTAFRAFTRILEEGACVSMTADVPKIARVVSPGLVKLARLSGRPIYPCAYVTHPHIVLSSWDRAKLNLPFTRGALGTHGPIYIGADEGDDADWCALIKARLDEITDHCYALTGRRAVKHPPRAHAHGEPS; this is translated from the coding sequence GTGCCCGATTCTGTGATTAAACGCATCAGCCGATCGCCAGCCGTCCAGAACGGGATCGGTTCTGCGCTTGCCGGTTACCTGGGGTTTGTGAACGCAACGGTGCGTCGGACACGCAGTGACCTGGTCAGCGGCGATGATCATATCGATCGCAACCTACCTGCGATCCTGACTTGCTGGCATGGCGAACACTTTATGTTGGCCGCTGCCAGTGAGCCGCAGTGGAAGCTGCATGCCATGATTTCCCGTAGCGCTGACGGTGCCATCAACGCCATCGCAGCACAGAAACTGGGCATTAAACCGGTTCGTGGCTCCGGCGAAACCAAGCGGGGTGCTTTCGCAAAGGGCAACATGAAGGGCGGGATGACGGCTTTCCGGGCCTTCACCCGCATCCTTGAAGAGGGCGCCTGCGTATCGATGACAGCCGACGTTCCCAAGATCGCGCGCGTCGTTTCTCCGGGACTGGTCAAGCTTGCCAGACTATCGGGGCGACCAATTTATCCGTGTGCCTACGTCACCCACCCACATATTGTGCTGTCGAGTTGGGATCGGGCAAAGCTCAACCTGCCGTTCACGCGGGGAGCTCTTGGCACACATGGCCCAATTTACATCGGAGCGGACGAGGGCGACGATGCGGATTGGTGTGCCCTCATCAAAGCGCGTCTCGATGAGATTACCGATCATTGCTACGCGCTTACCGGACGCCGCGCGGTCAAACATCCGCCACGGGCACATGCGCACGGTGAGCCATCATGA
- a CDS encoding pseudouridine synthase: MVPTDQTKRRAQTGKGAETARKHGERIAKVIARSGLCSRRTAEVWIEAGRVAVNGKTLHTPAHLVTSSDRIEVDGAPLPQAERTRLWLFHKPKGLLTAARDPEGRPVLPDALPDELKTLHPVGRLDFNTEGLLLLTNDGGLKRVLELPSTGWLRRYRVRAFGDVDLPALDRARAGMTVDGVRYGPMEIAVERRQGGNQWLTVGLREGKNREVKVVLGALGLQVNRLIRVSYGPFQLGDLASGDVSEVRARILKDQLGAKLAEQAGADFDAGLRAETNNRRGKQSEAGAATQPSKRAKTREPKAKQDAGGRSSTPRRPARARKSSRNDTRKPSKGSSTPPDRPRTRGKRR; this comes from the coding sequence ATGGTGCCAACGGATCAAACAAAGCGGCGAGCGCAGACTGGCAAAGGCGCGGAGACCGCTCGCAAACACGGCGAGCGGATCGCGAAGGTCATTGCGCGATCTGGGCTTTGTTCACGGCGCACAGCCGAGGTGTGGATCGAGGCCGGTCGCGTGGCCGTGAACGGCAAAACCCTTCACACGCCTGCACATCTGGTAACATCCAGCGACCGGATCGAGGTGGACGGAGCACCCCTCCCGCAGGCTGAACGAACGCGTCTATGGCTGTTCCACAAGCCGAAAGGTCTTTTGACCGCAGCGCGCGACCCCGAGGGCCGGCCCGTCTTGCCGGACGCTTTGCCTGATGAGCTGAAAACGCTTCATCCCGTTGGCCGTCTCGACTTCAATACCGAGGGGCTGCTGTTGCTGACCAATGATGGCGGGCTCAAACGTGTGTTGGAACTGCCTTCAACCGGCTGGTTGCGCCGCTACCGGGTTCGCGCTTTTGGCGACGTTGACCTGCCTGCGCTTGATCGCGCTCGGGCGGGCATGACGGTCGATGGTGTTCGATACGGACCGATGGAAATCGCTGTCGAGCGGCGCCAAGGCGGCAATCAATGGCTGACAGTCGGTTTGCGCGAAGGCAAGAACCGCGAGGTCAAGGTGGTGCTGGGCGCACTCGGTTTGCAGGTCAATCGCCTCATCCGTGTGTCTTATGGCCCGTTTCAACTTGGCGATCTCGCTTCTGGCGACGTTTCCGAGGTGCGAGCGCGGATTCTGAAGGATCAGTTAGGGGCCAAACTGGCCGAACAGGCGGGCGCGGATTTCGACGCCGGTTTGCGTGCGGAGACCAACAACCGGCGCGGAAAGCAGTCAGAGGCCGGAGCGGCAACCCAACCCTCAAAACGCGCGAAGACACGCGAACCGAAGGCAAAACAGGACGCTGGCGGGCGCAGTTCAACGCCGCGACGTCCCGCACGCGCAAGAAAGTCCAGCCGAAACGACACCCGGAAACCTTCTAAGGGTAGCAGTACGCCACCCGACCGGCCCCGAACGCGAGGAAAGCGGCGGTGA
- a CDS encoding DUF2937 family protein codes for MIRKLFIMIVALAGAGTMSQAPEFAQQYRQALSGAVAELEQVANDFDAASARAGLTREQALAHYQLPDNSFLSDRGRQIASTLERYQALVSQQRAFEDAGSLERVWLVASSPDVALVRGVQTRFEPAVPLTVAGLIMVAIGFLLGWMLARFALATGRSGVQAVRKMAPGPRTATL; via the coding sequence ATGATCCGTAAGCTCTTCATCATGATCGTGGCGCTTGCAGGCGCTGGAACAATGAGCCAAGCGCCTGAATTCGCACAGCAATACCGGCAGGCGCTCAGTGGGGCGGTGGCTGAGTTGGAGCAAGTGGCCAACGATTTTGATGCCGCGAGCGCTCGCGCCGGGCTGACGCGGGAACAGGCTCTAGCGCACTATCAATTGCCCGATAACAGCTTCTTATCTGATCGTGGGCGCCAGATTGCCAGCACACTCGAACGCTACCAGGCCCTCGTCAGTCAGCAACGCGCCTTCGAAGATGCCGGGTCTCTGGAGCGGGTTTGGCTCGTTGCCAGCAGCCCCGATGTCGCTCTGGTCAGGGGGGTACAAACCCGTTTTGAGCCGGCGGTGCCGCTAACGGTTGCCGGCCTCATCATGGTTGCAATCGGCTTCTTGCTTGGGTGGATGCTCGCGCGGTTCGCTCTCGCAACAGGAAGATCGGGTGTACAAGCGGTGCGCAAAATGGCGCCAGGGCCGCGCACAGCAACTTTGTAA
- a CDS encoding HAD-IA family hydrolase — protein sequence MFELIIFDCDGVLINSEMIAARVQSVAYKREGFEMEPLGFAEHFAGKTHHAIRAEIEEDLGKPLSEDFAQKLEEAFFELADAEMTAVGGVDEMLDQIELPRCICSNSDSDYLHRYLSDVGLIDRFEPHIFSAMEVGTKAPKPDPNVFSFASQSFGLQADRCLVVEDSAAGVKGAVDAGMTVIGFVGADHTWPGHAEILMQAGALTTVNRHAELAETINALAQWEGEPLG from the coding sequence GTGTTTGAGCTTATCATTTTCGACTGCGATGGCGTTCTGATCAACTCCGAAATGATCGCCGCGCGGGTTCAATCGGTCGCCTACAAACGCGAAGGTTTTGAAATGGAACCGCTGGGCTTTGCGGAGCATTTCGCGGGCAAAACCCATCACGCGATCCGGGCAGAGATCGAAGAGGATCTGGGCAAGCCACTGAGCGAGGATTTCGCCCAGAAGCTGGAAGAGGCTTTCTTTGAGCTGGCCGACGCTGAAATGACGGCCGTCGGGGGTGTCGATGAGATGCTTGACCAGATTGAGTTACCGCGCTGCATCTGCTCGAACTCCGATAGCGATTATTTGCACCGCTATTTGTCCGATGTCGGCCTGATCGATCGCTTCGAGCCGCACATTTTTTCGGCCATGGAGGTCGGCACCAAAGCGCCGAAACCCGACCCCAATGTGTTTTCCTTCGCCAGCCAAAGCTTCGGCCTGCAAGCTGATCGCTGTCTGGTCGTCGAAGATTCAGCGGCAGGCGTCAAAGGTGCGGTCGATGCCGGCATGACCGTGATCGGCTTTGTCGGCGCGGATCACACCTGGCCGGGACATGCCGAGATTTTGATGCAAGCTGGCGCTCTGACCACCGTCAATCGCCACGCCGAGCTCGCCGAAACGATCAATGCGCTCGCCCAATGGGAAGGCGAACCACTCGGCTAA
- the rsmD gene encoding 16S rRNA (guanine(966)-N(2))-methyltransferase RsmD → MRIVGGSFKGRALKAPRSDAVRPTTDRARESLFNILEHSNLFSPSQEIDGARVIDVFAGTGALGLEALSRGAAFALFVDASIEGRSLIRHNIEACGVAAKARLFKRDATRLGSRGSMAPFTLGFLDPPYAQRLAESALSALHQGTWLEPGALVIVEESASVELSVPAGFTIAEIRGFGGSQIIFLRYSGER, encoded by the coding sequence GTGAGAATCGTCGGTGGAAGCTTCAAGGGCCGCGCTTTGAAAGCGCCGCGCAGCGATGCGGTCCGCCCCACAACGGACCGGGCGCGCGAAAGCCTGTTCAATATTCTGGAACACAGCAATCTGTTCAGTCCAAGCCAGGAGATTGATGGTGCGCGGGTCATCGATGTGTTTGCAGGCACCGGCGCGCTCGGGCTGGAAGCACTGAGCCGGGGGGCTGCATTTGCGCTGTTCGTCGACGCGTCGATCGAAGGCCGAAGCCTTATCCGCCACAACATCGAAGCGTGCGGCGTCGCGGCGAAAGCCCGGCTGTTCAAGCGAGATGCGACACGGCTCGGGTCGCGTGGGTCGATGGCACCATTTACGCTCGGCTTTCTCGATCCGCCTTATGCCCAAAGGCTTGCGGAATCAGCGCTTTCGGCTTTGCATCAAGGCACCTGGCTTGAGCCTGGCGCGCTGGTCATTGTGGAAGAGAGTGCGTCGGTGGAATTGTCCGTCCCGGCCGGCTTTACCATCGCTGAAATCCGTGGATTTGGAGGGTCGCAAATCATCTTTTTGCGCTATAGTGGCGAACGATGA
- a CDS encoding DsbA family protein, with protein MRNPIQLPTDRRTFLRTSALLTASGAVLAACNDSSTATAPDGTTRQVPSGGEDEVSLSELLTPTDGLPDVTLGDPDAPVVIVDYSSMTCPHCARFHTSALPAIKAEYIDNGQAFYVFRDFPLDARARAASMLARCADESLYHDVIDILFERQREWAAAANPAEALFAIVAQAGYTQETFNACLTNQELERAIVAGAERGAQEFGVASTPTIFINGARFPGARSPEEYAEIIDPLLA; from the coding sequence ATGCGCAACCCGATCCAACTGCCGACTGACCGCCGCACTTTCTTGCGGACGTCTGCCCTTTTGACCGCCTCGGGCGCCGTTCTTGCGGCCTGTAACGATTCGTCCACGGCCACAGCGCCTGATGGAACAACGCGGCAGGTCCCGTCCGGTGGCGAGGATGAAGTCAGCCTTTCGGAGCTTCTCACCCCAACCGATGGTCTTCCGGACGTTACGCTGGGCGATCCCGATGCGCCGGTCGTTATTGTCGACTATTCGTCCATGACATGCCCGCACTGCGCCCGCTTTCACACCAGTGCCCTTCCTGCGATCAAGGCGGAATACATCGACAACGGTCAGGCCTTCTACGTTTTCCGCGATTTTCCGCTTGATGCGCGCGCGCGCGCGGCATCCATGCTGGCCCGCTGTGCCGACGAAAGCCTCTACCACGACGTCATAGACATCCTGTTCGAGCGCCAGCGCGAATGGGCTGCGGCGGCGAACCCTGCCGAAGCGCTTTTCGCCATTGTCGCGCAAGCCGGTTATACCCAAGAGACGTTCAACGCGTGCTTGACGAATCAGGAGCTTGAACGGGCTATTGTGGCCGGCGCGGAGCGAGGCGCGCAGGAGTTTGGGGTCGCCTCGACGCCGACGATATTTATCAATGGTGCGAGATTCCCCGGTGCGCGGAGCCCTGAAGAGTACGCCGAAATCATCGATCCGCTGCTGGCCTAG
- a CDS encoding nucleoside deaminase — translation MQVALQEARAAAALGEVPVGAVLVRDGAILAQAGNRTRTDHDPSAHAEIVAIRAAAKRLETDRLVGVDLYVTLEPCAMCAAAISHARIRRLYYGADDPKMGAVLHGPRFFAQPTCHHAPEVYDGIDADASARLLRDFFAARR, via the coding sequence ATGCAGGTCGCTTTGCAGGAAGCGCGCGCCGCGGCGGCGCTCGGTGAAGTGCCCGTTGGCGCTGTACTAGTCCGCGACGGGGCCATTCTCGCTCAAGCGGGCAACCGAACGCGCACCGATCATGACCCATCGGCCCACGCGGAGATTGTCGCGATCAGAGCGGCGGCAAAGAGGCTTGAGACGGATCGGCTCGTGGGCGTTGATCTCTACGTGACGCTTGAGCCTTGCGCCATGTGCGCGGCCGCCATCAGCCACGCCCGCATCCGGCGGCTCTATTATGGCGCCGATGATCCCAAGATGGGCGCCGTTCTCCACGGGCCGCGCTTTTTTGCTCAGCCGACCTGTCATCATGCGCCGGAGGTCTATGACGGTATCGACGCGGACGCATCCGCGCGGCTTTTGCGAGACTTCTTTGCAGCGCGTCGGTAA
- a CDS encoding DciA family protein, which translates to MADRDKNVGSPRVRFAERTTGTVLGHAVTTKGVQPTSAVALGAMVTSVMEPMRKGKTFVPAALIDAWAEIVGPRLASACFPISLKPLPKSRSRHAKYKEGGLLEVRADPSVAVDLDYGQGLIVERANAVFGYSAIARLKVLPGAVNDGTAGSRANRADKTVSAPTSQNREQASAATDGIHDENLREALKALGSQVFAAGERRED; encoded by the coding sequence ATGGCCGATAGGGACAAGAACGTCGGATCGCCGCGGGTGCGCTTCGCAGAGCGGACCACCGGGACCGTGCTGGGTCATGCCGTGACCACCAAAGGCGTGCAGCCAACATCGGCGGTCGCTCTGGGGGCCATGGTGACGAGCGTCATGGAGCCGATGCGCAAGGGCAAGACTTTCGTGCCAGCGGCCCTCATCGACGCTTGGGCAGAGATTGTCGGGCCGCGTCTGGCTTCCGCATGCTTTCCTATCAGCCTGAAGCCTCTGCCGAAGTCCCGAAGCCGCCATGCCAAGTACAAGGAGGGTGGGCTGCTTGAGGTGCGCGCGGACCCGTCAGTTGCGGTCGATCTCGATTATGGCCAGGGGCTGATCGTCGAGCGCGCCAATGCGGTCTTCGGCTACAGCGCAATAGCTCGGCTCAAGGTGCTGCCCGGCGCGGTGAATGACGGGACCGCCGGCTCGCGCGCCAACAGGGCCGATAAGACCGTTTCCGCGCCAACTTCACAAAACCGTGAACAGGCGTCGGCCGCGACTGATGGTATCCATGATGAGAACCTACGTGAGGCCCTTAAGGCATTGGGCTCACAGGTTTTCGCCGCCGGTGAGCGACGAGAGGACTAG
- a CDS encoding DUF6101 family protein, which yields MGSQPSRTNPARVRASLDSGCVDAIPMAVSMPRRARLDRADRAIVITQRLAGTLTLQRIPLNAYRGVAAELKALQGPDTPPTVKLVLRHDSAVHSVVLADDLALDDAVAVWRRWADRLSVAMILRTDGGPDSVVRPMLGAVAVGEPAERRKGKLVRRRPRFSKRRAQR from the coding sequence ATGGGATCACAGCCGTCCCGAACAAACCCGGCACGCGTGCGCGCATCTTTGGATAGTGGATGCGTCGACGCCATACCCATGGCGGTGTCGATGCCACGGCGCGCGCGGCTCGACAGAGCCGATCGCGCCATCGTCATCACACAACGTCTGGCGGGCACGCTGACGCTTCAGCGCATCCCGCTCAACGCCTATCGCGGTGTGGCGGCGGAACTCAAAGCCTTGCAGGGGCCAGATACGCCGCCCACGGTCAAGTTGGTTCTGCGCCATGACAGTGCCGTGCATTCAGTTGTCCTTGCTGACGATCTTGCGCTGGATGACGCCGTTGCGGTCTGGCGACGGTGGGCAGACCGGCTTTCGGTGGCCATGATACTGCGCACCGATGGCGGCCCAGACAGTGTTGTGCGTCCGATGTTGGGAGCCGTTGCGGTTGGCGAACCGGCGGAACGGCGCAAAGGCAAACTTGTCCGCCGTCGCCCGCGCTTCTCCAAGCGCCGTGCACAGCGCTAA
- the ubiA gene encoding 4-hydroxybenzoate octaprenyltransferase, with translation MTPTHPSLTPDALRHHWSLRVLPRWARPYGRLMRLERPIGWQLLFWPCAFSSLLASLATSNGPAWAHLALFLIGSIIMRSAGCTLNDIVDRDIDAKVARTAARPIPAGEVSVLGALIFLAVLLFAGLIVLLQFNWFTIGVGASSLILVAIYPFMKRITNWPQLVLGLVFSWGALVGWAAQLGALGWAPLACYVACVAWIVGYDTIYAFQDLEDDALIGIGSTAQIVGQSAPLFVGVCYTLTIVGLGTALALAGSGLLGFGALALAAGHFAWQVTSIRTDDPQLCLRLFKSNHPLAMIIAAGLLVEVLV, from the coding sequence ATGACACCGACCCATCCATCGCTCACACCTGACGCACTGCGGCATCACTGGTCGTTGCGGGTCCTTCCACGATGGGCCCGTCCGTATGGGCGCCTGATGCGGCTTGAACGTCCCATCGGCTGGCAGTTGTTGTTCTGGCCGTGCGCCTTCTCGTCTCTCCTGGCGAGCCTCGCCACCAGTAACGGGCCGGCGTGGGCTCATCTGGCGTTGTTTCTGATCGGCTCAATCATCATGCGCAGCGCCGGTTGCACCCTCAACGACATCGTTGATCGCGATATCGATGCGAAAGTCGCGCGCACGGCAGCGCGTCCGATCCCCGCCGGCGAGGTCAGCGTCCTTGGCGCACTGATCTTTCTGGCCGTGCTGCTTTTCGCTGGCCTGATCGTGCTTTTGCAATTCAATTGGTTCACCATTGGAGTTGGTGCCAGTTCGCTCATCCTGGTGGCGATCTACCCCTTCATGAAGCGCATCACCAACTGGCCTCAACTGGTCCTTGGCCTGGTTTTTTCATGGGGAGCGCTGGTTGGCTGGGCGGCGCAACTGGGTGCGCTGGGGTGGGCGCCATTGGCCTGCTACGTCGCATGCGTTGCTTGGATCGTTGGTTACGATACGATTTACGCATTCCAGGATCTTGAAGATGACGCACTGATTGGAATTGGCTCAACGGCGCAGATCGTTGGCCAGTCCGCACCACTTTTTGTCGGCGTTTGTTACACCCTGACGATTGTAGGATTGGGTACTGCGTTGGCACTCGCCGGCAGCGGGCTGCTTGGTTTTGGCGCACTTGCCCTCGCTGCCGGGCACTTTGCCTGGCAGGTCACGTCAATCCGTACGGACGATCCGCAACTTTGCCTGCGACTGTTCAAATCGAATCACCCGCTCGCAATGATCATTGCAGCGGGCCTTCTGGTGGAGGTCCTGGTCTGA
- a CDS encoding DUF2093 domain-containing protein, whose product MVFSNDEREAIIRYDTPEYHVLRPGDFVVCAVTFERIPLAELKYWSVARQEPYRDAAASLEAELRAGKTG is encoded by the coding sequence ATGGTGTTTTCGAACGATGAACGCGAAGCCATCATTCGCTACGATACGCCTGAATATCATGTGCTGCGTCCGGGCGATTTTGTGGTTTGCGCGGTGACGTTTGAGCGCATTCCGCTTGCCGAGCTGAAATATTGGAGCGTTGCTCGCCAGGAGCCTTACCGTGACGCCGCCGCCTCGCTGGAAGCCGAATTGCGCGCCGGCAAAACGGGTTAA